The proteins below come from a single Bombyx mori chromosome 19, ASM3026992v2 genomic window:
- the LOC101737230 gene encoding LOW QUALITY PROTEIN: glutamate receptor ionotropic, kainate 2 (The sequence of the model RefSeq protein was modified relative to this genomic sequence to represent the inferred CDS: substituted 1 base at 1 genomic stop codon): protein MYLWRIPLLITSDLVLARRYGDLFELVELHKPAPSGSMITTPRGFFNGSLIDMRPQKELYRRRRNLMGHHLTMANIIQDSNTTKYYLPRDDRLQLHHDAVAKVCWVFAKVAFELLNATPRYIFSYRFGYKVNGQWSGMVRDIGDNKADLGTNCVLFKERLEIITYTDLVAPMRMRFVFRQPPLAYVANIFALPFSTGVWMAVAIASIASTVTLYITSLWEIRIEKNPTQLDGSIGDALLLTMSAVTQQGCFIEPRRTPGRIMEFIFFTALMALYAAYSANIVVLLQAPSNSITSLAQLAASKVTLAANDVDYNRFVFNLYXNFQDDIDPLHVSVHKTIIPDNGKPRFHDIVDGVERIRKGLFAFHSIVEPVYRRIEETFQENEKCDLTEVDYINSLDAFTPVKKDSPYLELLRVSYKHVREVGIQAALNKRYQVPKPRCESKAVAFSSVGLLDLRPVLIMMMYGVALSLAILLAEIIVFKIKEYNCNFH from the exons ATGTATCTCTGGAGAATTCCGCTGTTGATTACCAGCGATTTAGTGCTGGCGCGAAGATATGGAGACCTCTTTGAACTTGTAGAAC TACACAAACCAGCTCCAAGTGGTTCCATGATAACCACACCGCGCGGTTTCTTTAATGGTTCGCTAATAGACATGCGCCCTCAGAAAGAGCTCTATAGGAGACGCAGAAACCTAATGGGCCATCATCTGACCATGGCCAATATCATACAAGACAGTAACACCACGAAATACTATTTACCGAGGGATGATAGACT gCAGTTACACCACGACGCAGTTGCTAAAGTCTGCTGGGTTTTTGCGAAAGTGGCCTTCGAGCTACTAAATGCGACACCTCGGTACATATTCAGCTACAGATTTGGATATAAAGTGAACGGTCAGTGGTCCGGAATGGTACGGGACATAGGCGATAATAAGGCTGATTTGG GAACCAACTGCGTGCTTTTCAAAGAACGTCTCGAGATAATTACGTACACGGATCTGGTAGCACCGATGCGGATGCGCTTTGTGTTCAGACAGCCACCGTTGGCATACGTCGCCAATATTTTCGCTTTGCCGTTCTCAACTGGAGTATGGATGGCGGTAGCGATAGCTTCAATTGCGTCGACAGTGACGCTATACATTACCAGTCTGTGGGAGATTCGAATCGAAAAG AATCCAACTCAACTAGACGGCAGCATCGGAGATGCATTACTGCTGACAATGAGTGCTGTCACTCAACAGGGCTGCTTCATCGAACCAAGAAGAACACCAG GTAGAATAATGGAGTTCATTTTCTTCACGGCGCTAATGGCGTTGTACGCTGCCTACTCTGCTAACATCGTGGTGTTGCTCCAGGCGCCTTCCAATTCCATCACGAGCCTTGCGCAGCTGGCCGCATCCAAGGTCACGTTGGCTGCTAACGATGTGGACTATAATcgatttgtttttaat CTCTACTGAAATTTTCAGGACGACATTGACCCTCTACACGTTTCTGTGCACAAAACGATCATCCCTGACAACGGAAAGCCACGGTTCCACGATATTGTAGATGGAGTCGAGAGGATTCGAAAG GGTTTATTCGCTTTCCACTCGATAGTCGAGCCGGTCTATCGGCGTATTGAGGAAACATTTCAGGAAAACGAAAAATGTGATCTAACCGAAGTGGACTATATAAACAGCTTAGATGCTTTCACGCCGGTCAAGAAAGATTCTCCGTATTTGGAACTGCTTAGAGTTTC TTACAAACACGTGCGTGAAGTTGGTATTCAAGCGGCTTTGAACAAGCGCTATCAAGTACCCAAGCCTCGATGCGAGAGCAAAGCGGTCGCATTCAGCAGTGTCGGTCTTCTAGACCTTCGACCGGTCCTTATTATGATGATGTACGGCGTGGCTTTATCTCTAGCGATATTATTAGCGGAAATCATTGTTTTCAAAAT AAAAGAATACAACTGTAATTTTCATTAG
- the LOC101740950 gene encoding uncharacterized protein LOC101740950, producing MALQRARHTDALQRIMISFKHFEKKLDKLQDDVNDHGKTLGDLKTMVSKLSQNTVIGPESKLDDWRVPFKTSASVQYEETKRDSCSVPKRKKNIQPLPIKSKAKSLQNQNIIEAAFPISVPPKIIRKRSPRTRKVETPRKTPTLRSHKGLENKHSKLKEQIVE from the coding sequence ATGGCACTACAGCGAGCGCGCCACACTGATGCTTTACAGCGTATTATGATTTCTTTCAAGCATTTCGAAAAGAAACTTGATAAATTACAAGATGACGTAAACGACCACGGCAAAACTTTAGGTGACCTCAAGACTATGGTGAGCAAACTTTCACAAAATACAGTAATCGGTCCTGAAAGCAAGCTCGACGATTGGAGGGTACCTTTCAAGACGTCTGCATCAGTACAGTACGAAGAAACAAAAAGAGATTCATGCTCTGTTCCCAAGAGAAAGAAAAACATACAGCCATTGCCAATTAAATCAAAAGCTAAGAGCTTACAAAATCAGAACATTATAGAAGCAGCGTTTCCAATTTCCGTTCCTccaaaaataattagaaaacgTTCGCCTCGGACTCGTAAAGTCGAAACCCCTCGCAAAACTCCCACACTACGATCCCACAAAGGCTTAGAAAATAAACACAGTAAGCTAAAAGAGCAGATAGTGGAATGA